Proteins encoded together in one Lathyrus oleraceus cultivar Zhongwan6 chromosome 5, CAAS_Psat_ZW6_1.0, whole genome shotgun sequence window:
- the LOC127079308 gene encoding uncharacterized protein LOC127079308: MKLKDLKAKNYLFQSLDKSILKTITQKKTSKQLWDSMKMKCQGNVRVKRAQLIRLRRDFEILAMKQGESINDYFGRVMTIENDMRNYGEDVSGVKIVEKILRTLADKWIYIVCSIEEARDIDQLFVDALQSSLIVHEKKLK, translated from the coding sequence ATGAAGCTGAAGGATTTAAAAGCTAAGAATTACTTGTTTCAGTCACTTGACAAGTCAATTCTGAAGACGATTACACAGAAGAAGACATCTAAACAACTGTGGGATTCCATGAAGATGAAGTGTCAAGGTAATGTTCGAGTGAAGAGAGCCCAGCTCATTCGTCTACGCCGGGACTTTGAGATTCTGGCAATGAAGCAGGGCGAATCGATAAATGATTACTTTGGTCGAGTAATGACAATTGAAAATGACATGAGGAATTATGGGGAAGATGTGAGTGGTGTCAAGATCGTTGAGAAGATTTTGAGAACACTTGCTGATAAATGGATTTACATTGTTTGTTCCATTGAGGAAGCCAGGGACATAGATCAACTCTTTGTGGATGCCTTACAAAGTTCTCTGATCGTTCAtgagaaaaaattaaaatga